AGGCGACCTGAGGTTCGATCTCGCTCACATCGTATTCCCTGATCTCCACATAGCGGGCGTCATCGTCACTTCGATATATCCTGTAAGGTCGTTTGGCCCTCCTCTCCACATATTCGATCGTCGTTTCATCAGGGATTATTATGCCGTTTTTGCCGCCCGCTTCGATCGCCATATTGCACATCGTCAACCTGCCGTCCATCGACAGTCTCTTGATTGCTTCACCGGTGAACTCCATAGCCCTGTAGAGGGCGCCATCGACTCCTATATCGCCGATGGTGTAGAGGATCAGATCTTTGCCCGTCACCCATCTGCCCATCCTGCCGTAGTATATGAACTTCATGGATTCGGGGACCTTGAACCATGCCTCCCCGGTGATCATCGCCGCTGCCAGATCCGTGCTCCCCACCCCTGTGGCGAAAGCCCCCAGGGCGCCATAGGTGCAGGTATGGGAGTCCGCCCCAATAACGGCGTCCCCTGGAACGACTATCCCCTGTTCGGGGAGCAGAGCGTGCTCGATGCCCATCCTGCCGACCTCGAAGTAGTACCTCAATCCCTGCTCTCTGGCGAAGTCCCTGAGTATCTTGGCCAGCTCGGCCGATTTGATGTCTTTATTAGGGGTGGAATGATCCGGGACGAGGACAACCCTTTCAGGATCAAAGACTCTCTTCGCACCTGCCTTATAAAACTGTTCTATCGCCAGTGGCCCTGTGATGTCATTCCCAAGCACGATATCAAGCTTAGCCTTTATCAACTGCCCCGGCTCGACATGTTCAACTCCGGCGTGAGCTGCTAGGATCTTCTCGGTTATCGTCATCCCCATGCCAATCCTCCTTTGCTCTTATCGAGGGGAATTATACCCGTATTTCCCCCACCCAGTCAACCGCGTTTAGATTTTACCAAAACATCCTCCGCCGGTTCAACCTCCGGAATGATGAGGAGGGTAATTCTCCACGCCCTTATTTCCCTTGAGTAGGGGCGAAAGATTTTTCGCCCGTACTATCTATGGCTGATTGTCCGCCGTCCACAGCTCAACCGTCATTTGTAGTCATTAAGTCATTTGGCTTCGCCGTCATTTAAATGACGATAAATGACGACAAATGACAATAAATGACCTATAAACGGTGGACAGCCGACTGCGGACGTTTAAAGATTTCTACTACACTTCCCATCCTGACGCTTTGAAACAACTTCATATCCTGTGTATTGGAGATCGGATCGGTCGTCGTCAAAATATCAGTTTGAGGTAGGTTCATACATCCCCATCCGCCAGGAGTATATGCCCTATCGGCGTGCCATATCTCCCCATTGGAATCCACGTATTCCTCCCCTGCGAGGTTAACCCTTATAACCACTCCTATGACCTCCTGACCTTAGGGTTATAGCTGAAGGATCGGATGAACTCGTCCAGCGCCCGCTCCAACCTAGAGGCCACCTTGGGTTTAGAGTTGATGACGTTCTGCGTCTCGCCGGGGTCGCTTTCAAGATCGTAAAGCTCCCGCCACATGCCGTCATCCCCGAGTTGGGCCACGGAGGCCAGCCTCTCGAATCGTTTACCTATCTCGCCTGGAAGCCTTTCCGGCCGTTTGGACAGCGGAGATGTCCTTATGAATTTGTAGCGATCATCCCTTATCGAGAAGTGTTCATATAGATAAATCGTCTCGTGCAGGGTGTGAGCGATAACGTATCTCGGCGGTTTCGCTCCCCTCTCACCCTTTATTCTCGGTAGAAGACTTTCACCATCCATCCAATCAGGTATCGGGATGGAGCAGATGTCCAGGATTGTAGGGGCTATGTCCACCGTCTGGCACAACCCCTCGATCTTTTTCCCCTCCGGCAGCACGCCGGGGAAGCGCATTATTAGAGGCACGCGGGATATCTCCTCATATAGATTAAGCTTCTTTTCGTGAAATCCGTGTTCCAGGAATTCACTCCCATGATCGGATGTCGCTACGACGAGCGTGTCTTTCGTT
This Candidatus Poribacteria bacterium DNA region includes the following protein-coding sequences:
- the leuC gene encoding 3-isopropylmalate dehydratase large subunit; protein product: MGMTITEKILAAHAGVEHVEPGQLIKAKLDIVLGNDITGPLAIEQFYKAGAKRVFDPERVVLVPDHSTPNKDIKSAELAKILRDFAREQGLRYYFEVGRMGIEHALLPEQGIVVPGDAVIGADSHTCTYGALGAFATGVGSTDLAAAMITGEAWFKVPESMKFIYYGRMGRWVTGKDLILYTIGDIGVDGALYRAMEFTGEAIKRLSMDGRLTMCNMAIEAGGKNGIIIPDETTIEYVERRAKRPYRIYRSDDDARYVEIREYDVSEIEPQVAFPFKPENTKPISEVGNIPIDQAVIGSCTNGRLEDLRLAAHVLKGHKVHPYVRLIVIPATQQIYMQALREGLVEIFIEAGGVVSTPTCGPCLGGHMGVLAKGERAISTTNRNFRGRMGDPESEVYLSNPAIAAASAVLGRIGSPDELE
- a CDS encoding sulfatase, which codes for MNVILISFDTLRQDHLGCYGYPKPLSPNLDELAEGGVLFRDAVVNCGWTLPQHITMMTGTHPLKHRLIYLRRRCTLRKSIKTLAELFRGRGYLCFGFANTNGYGGGWGYGFWRGMHHYTTVFPYNNMMELLPEAISWALNMAKSKPFFIYIHTNDTHEPFAASEPFGSKWGREYINRYEGEVSYVDHYFGAVLKEIERRGLTKDTLVVATSDHGSEFLEHGFHEKKLNLYEEISRVPLIMRFPGVLPEGKKIEGLCQTVDIAPTILDICSIPIPDWMDGESLLPRIKGERGAKPPRYVIAHTLHETIYLYEHFSIRDDRYKFIRTSPLSKRPERLPGEIGKRFERLASVAQLGDDGMWRELYDLESDPGETQNVINSKPKVASRLERALDEFIRSFSYNPKVRRS